TAAACCATTTGAAATGATTTACCTGGCCTTTCcttttgtatttgtattttgttattCATGTTATCAAAGTTATCTGCTGCACCTCTACTCAACAATGATTTGAATAATAACGATATATTACCAAGTTATTTTTTGGTATATATTCATTTAAGAGTAAATCAAGATTTCTTGCCTTATCAAAATCCAAGatatcaaaattcaattttttttttaatgttttaattctaattctaattcCTTTGTCacaatatattaatacataatttatttaatgaattatatatttctaaatatatataatacattcttatataattaaatattattttttttaatttaaaattatttaattatttaataataaattatttattaaatcggtaataataattataaaaacaaattaacaataaagtgTTACCATTTGAGTGGCCGacacttaattttaattcaaaaaaaccaaagaaaCAAGTGACACGACAGATAAAGGAACTACTTtcggtttattttttatttaaccatTTAAACGACGACGCGtcatttatcttcatttttcattatttattggAGATCCACGCCGCACCAACTCAGTTTGAGTGGGAAAATGACGAAGAGAGCCGTGTTGATCGGAATCAATTATCCCGGCACCAAGGCCGAATTGAAAGGATGTATTAACGACGTTAGAAGAATGTACTCTTCTCTCCTCAACCGTTATGGTTTTCCGGAGGAAAACATTGTGGTGTTGATCGATACGGACGATCGCTACACTCAGCCAACTGGCAGGAATATCCGTAGAGCTTTGAACGATCTGGTGCGATCGGCTGAGCCTGGAGACTTTCTATTTGTTCACTACAGTGGTCACGGGACTCGGCTTCCGGCTGAGACTGGAGAGGACGATGATACTGGTTATGATGAGTGCATTGTTCCCTGTGATATGAATCTTATTACTggtatttgattttgaattttcgTTTTGGAATTCATTACttacatgattttattgatttgtgTTAGATGAGGCAGCTCGGGGTAAGAagtagtttgatttgaatgtaGTTTTGATTGGATCGGCTAAATCATAGTATCTTTTACCGGCATGTGCACTGTAAGAGATGGATATCTTTGTCCGATTGGTAGTCAATTTTGAAATCACAAAGGATAGGCTTAGGATCAGACCCCAAAGATAGCTGTTTAAATTTAAGGCCAAAGTCATAAATCCCTCGCCAAAAAGCATAGGTTTGAGAGTCCAAAGTTATATAAATCTCTTAGCAAAAGCTCATACTTTTTGATGTGGTGTTTATTGCTTTCATAGGGGGGGCTGTGCAGCAGCTCCCTGTCAAGCTCTACTTGAGTGAACCAAGCCCCAATGGTTAGCAGTAGAGATTAGAAAGTCTAAACTTATATaaatccaaaaatatatactttttgaTGTGTTATCTAACTCTTAAACTTTACACTTGGGATCGTAATAGATTCAAATATAGGTACAAAGTAGAGTTTTGATTATGCTTGGCAAACTATTTCGGTGGCACTCTAAAGTTCATTGGTTTATTGTTTGTTATTGCTGTTGAGAAGGGGTGAGGAACTTTGGAATTCTAGAGACTTGTTTGTTTGTTAATCTGCAAAAGCTTTTTGCAGGTGATTTCTGGAGTGATGTTATATTGTGATTTTAAAagtgagcttttttttttttggtggacAGATGAAGATTTCAGGGAGTTTGTGGACAAAATCCCAGGAGGTTGCCGTGTAACAATTGTATCCGATTCATGTCACAGTGGTGGCCTTATTGAAGATGCTAAGGAGCAGATTGGGGAAAGCACGAGGCGTCAAGAGGAGGAATCGGATTCTGGTTTTGACTTCAAAGGCTTCTTACACCAGAAATTGGAAAATGCATTTGAATCTCGTGGAATTCATGTTCCTTCTGGGCTGCGTCATCACCACCATAGGcgtgaagatgatgatgagagAGATGTTGAATCGGATTACGGTGAGCTAGGGTATGTGAAGAACAAATCCTTACCCCTCTCCACTCTTATAGAAATACTAAAGGAGAAAACTGGTAAAGATGATATTGATGTTGGGAAGATAAGGCCAACCCTTTTTGATATGTTTGGTGAAGATGCAAGCCCTAAAGTGAAGAAATTTATGAATGTAATATTCAACAAACTTCAACAAGAACAAGGCAATGGTGGGTTCTTGGGCATGGTTGGCAGTCTGGCTCAAGAATTTCTGAAGCATAAGCTGGAAGAGAACAACGAGGAGTATGCAAAACCTGCCTTGGAGACCAAAGTAGATAGCAAGGAGGAGGTTTATGCTGGATCTGGTAAGCGTTCACTTCCCGATGCAGGGATTCTAATCAGTGGGTGTCAGACTGACCAAACATCTGCGGATGCCAGTCCTTCTGGCCATGCCCATGAAGCTTATGGAGCTCTCAGCAATGCAGTTCAGATCATAATTGAGGAGACAGATGGTGAAATTAGTAATCAAGAGCTTGTTTTAAAGGCTAGGAAGATGCTGAAGAAGCAGGGTTTCAGTCAGCGCCCTGGCCTCTATTGCTCTGACGAACATGTTGACAAGCCGTTTGTGTGCTAATCATCTCAATATGTATATGAGCATGAGACGAGAAATAAGTTGAACAGGAATATGCTGGTGTGTGTGATTTATCTTTGTTTTGATTACTGTTGCATGCGCTATAGAGAAGGAGTGTCTTTCGTTTAATCATATTTGTGGACTAATTTTATGAGTTGAATTATTAACAGTTGAatcaaatatgtattaaaaatctaatttttctaaTTGTGTATAATCTATAGCGTAGAGtacctatttttttttaataatataattataaacttgaaaaatatcacaagtGTCCCAaagttctaaaatttttaaatatattccAAAAGTGTCTTGGTcgatatgtatcatattgtgTATTACATTCAccatatcatatatcaaatttcCTTTCATCCTAAGATCCGTATAATTTCCAACTTGAAATGTACAACACTAAAAATAGCCAAATAACCATGATTTAGagcaaaaattttatatttctatttcacctataactttgaaaaaacaTCAGCAGACAGAGTTATACAAGGACAGGTTCAAAGTCAAGAACTACAACCTATAGTACCCATCTATTATTTGTCATTGGCCTGGGGTAACTAATATgctaatataatatacaaaattatatgcCAAAAAATGGAGCAACagcaaaaaatcaaaatgaatcaGACTGCACAATGCCATTCCATTGTGCACTTGCTAATAACTTCCTCTTTGTTGTTTCGGTTAAAAGGCTGGTGCTGGTTTTTAGGTATGTTCCGGATCCGACACTTTTATAGATTTGTTACATTAATCACCAGTCAAAACATAAATCCAATGCATATGCACATCTCAATCATCGAGATCTTGAACCCATGCCAAATCTGTTCAAGTCACCAATGGATTAATTTTAGTTCGGCTATGAAAGCTCTAAATCTGATAGTAAGATTTATGAATAATGGAGATTGTCACTCTGTGTGTGCGTGTGAATGTGCGAAAGTGAGTGAGAGCGAGACAGGACAGACCTTGTAGCACAGTTTCAACTGCTGCATTTGGAACAAAAAGCCCAACAATTCGCTTTTTATCTGTGGTGGTTTCTACTCGCACTACCCGGAGCCGCCTATGACTTTGGCGGGCCTGTAGAGATCAGTTTCAGGCTTTAGCTCTTGACAATAAGCATATATGCCAATGTTATGATGTTTTTATACAGAGTAAGGGTGGAACCGGGGAGACTTGAACTCAAACTGAGGCTATTCTTACTCAAGTTCGGCTCATTCAAGCCAAACACCGAATTGAATCCGAGACACCTCAGCTCGAGTTCACCCATAATACAAAGTATAGGAAATTTACACTAGATGACATTTTTTTCCAGATTCTTTTATGAGAAACTAATTGAAATTTCGCCTTTCTAATGATAACCTGACATCAGGAAAGGGAGATCATGATTTAAAAACAGGTATCAGGGCATCTACACCTAACAGTTTCCatgtacatatatattaatactcACAACTAAGGAACACATAATAATCAGTTGACAGAGAGTAATACTAGATGCACTACCGGATGGTAACTAATGGATACTAACaattgatatgtcattatgtgattgagtaatttatttgtttctttatttttatttcaaaatcacttaattacatgataaaaagTCAGcacattaatattaataataccCATGCATTATACATGAAGTATTATTGCATGGCAAAATACGTGAAGGCAAATGCATCCTGAAGTTGAACCGGTGAGCTTGTGCAAGGAATAAGAAATGTGTAAACTTGTTACCTGCTTAGAAAGAGCTTTCTCAATGGCACCCCAAACAGGAAGAATAAGGCCCCCCAAAACATTAACTTCTTGAATTCTTCTGCCAACTGTACAGTAGTTCCCAAGCTTACAGTTGGGCCCGTGCATGCACTGCAGAATAGCACAACGTTAAACAGATTAATGGATGGCAATAATCCATTTCTAATCCATCATTTATTTCATTGGAGAGCCACTACATGACAAAGAAACAGTGAAAAAATGTACAACAATAAATTCCTTTGTCTTCACTAGGGCATGGTTTTGGTTTCACATGTTCCAATGGGCTATTGAGCCACCAACCAATCAACAGGTTCAGACACTATCCATGAATAATCATACCAAAAAGAAACTATTAGGACCTAGGAGGACACTTATCCTACTTTAAGAAGGTAAAGTTTACCATATAAAGGAAGTTAGGTTGTcaaaagagaaaggaagagaaaaaattagggtttggcCAGCCACTGATTATGGGCAGTCTTAGGGTTGATTAGGGAGGTTTTGACGTCTCAAATGGTTGAAATTGGGATGTTACGACTCTTCGAATTGTTTGTCTATCATTGTAAATCCcctttaatcaataaaataatctccattttataatttgtttatatttttggcTGTTTTGCTTAAATAATTGATTGGGTTCCTAACATAATGATATAAAAGTAGTAAGATTTGAATTTCTACTGCGATTTCAGTGAGGAAGGTTAACATAATGGTGATAAATATGTCTGAATTTAGAATGGATACCTGTTTGGATGAAACTTCGTATTCATCCTCCCAACCACTACGAGCCTTCTCTAAAGAGGTCAATTTCCTGTATTTGTTCTTTAATTCTGACAAAGTCATTTCcctgtagaaagaaaaattggATTTTGAACACACAACtttaattgtaaaagttgatgAAGAcactaaattattaattttgataccTTAGTGATTCCCCAACAGCAGGACGGACTATTTTAAACATTCCAGAAGCTGAAGTACTGGAACAAAATTGGAAATAAAAGGAGTAAGTCCAGCAGAAGAAATTTGCACATTTTTACTAAGAAAATGATCAGCATTACAAAGAAATATCACATTTCATTCTAAGCATACTAacgaaattaaatatttagttcTACTACAAACATTATTTCCAGAGAATTTGTCTGAGTTCTCATTAAAAATCTAACCATCTCACCATAATTAGCTTCTGCTCATTATTTTCACTAATGAAAGGAGGTAGCATTTTGATAAATCTACTGAAGTACAAAAACCAATGTAATACTTattaaaaagaagataaaaggaAAATACAATAGAATACCTTTCAAATGCTAAAATGAAGTGACGTCTTCCCAACCATTCTCTTTTAGATTCATAAAAACCATCATTTGGCGAACCAAGCCCATCCCTCTGCTTCTCTTCAAGCATGGTAGTTGCAGACTAACACAGACAAATGAATTACAATTTATGCAGGTACTACAATACCATTAATCCAGTCAAGtaatataagataaaagatACCTCCCACGTGATTCCACGATCTAGAGTAAAAGTAAAGAGCATTGTTGATGCCCCGGACATGTTATCGACATGAACAGTCtgtaagaaatgaaaattagtACAATTAAATATGTAAAGACAGTAAGAAACCTAGCAGAAGACTTAACCTTCGGAGTTCCTTGTAATTCAATACTGTTAGCCTTTATATCAACAATCCCAGAATCAAGATTCCCTTCTATGCGTGCATTCTGAACAAGAAGATCCAAGATGCTGATGAACAACTCAAAAAGCCTGTACAAAGATAATAGTGATTAGGATATTAAAGTTTCAATTGACATGGGCACATTAATTTTTGAATGACAAATAGCAGACCTATTTTGAATCTCAGGAGGCAGTCCTAGGAGCCGGTTTAGAAAACGTCCAACATCATGCATGTCTGAATCAACAATACGCCCAGATATTTTTCCGTTACCTGCAGGATATCCAGGACTATAATGTTCTGATCATTGTATAATAACTAAATCAATTTCACTATGACAGagaatgttttataatttacagAATAACTGCATGTTAAGTTTGCAGGACTTCAAGAAGCAAGAAGTGGAcaataaatgagaaaatttcatattttcatccACCAAATTGTGGTGAAAGAATATTGATGAGAAATTACCAAGAACTGTATCCCTAACTATTCCGACAGACACTAGAGCAGCTTTTGCCTTAATCATAAATTCTTCAATGGTTTCTGGTTTCTCAGATAAACACCCAGGTGGTACAACTGGCAAATCATCCTGAAAATTGAACCTTAGTTACTTCCCCACAATATCTAGcttgttttcttatttattttttattcttctttattATACAAACTTGAAGTGCAGTCAAATAACATTATTAGAAGAAGATTATAAAAACCTGCTCCATTATTCCTTTATACATCACCATCAAGGCCTTCTTCCCAAAAGCACTATCATAATTATAAGCACTCAAGGTTGGTCCTGCCCTGAAAAGCATAAAAAAGGGGAATGAAACACCATCAACAGAGGATAAACTGTTCAAGCATAAACTTAAATGtctgagaggaaaaaaaaaaaaaggcaaaatccAACAGACCTGCGATCTCCCTGAGTTAAGGCTCCAAGAGACTCTAATCTTTTGGCTACAATGGATGCAAACC
The genomic region above belongs to Mangifera indica cultivar Alphonso chromosome 15, CATAS_Mindica_2.1, whole genome shotgun sequence and contains:
- the LOC123198005 gene encoding metacaspase-5-like, whose amino-acid sequence is MTKRAVLIGINYPGTKAELKGCINDVRRMYSSLLNRYGFPEENIVVLIDTDDRYTQPTGRNIRRALNDLVRSAEPGDFLFVHYSGHGTRLPAETGEDDDTGYDECIVPCDMNLITDEDFREFVDKIPGGCRVTIVSDSCHSGGLIEDAKEQIGESTRRQEEESDSGFDFKGFLHQKLENAFESRGIHVPSGLRHHHHRREDDDERDVESDYGELGYVKNKSLPLSTLIEILKEKTGKDDIDVGKIRPTLFDMFGEDASPKVKKFMNVIFNKLQQEQGNGGFLGMVGSLAQEFLKHKLEENNEEYAKPALETKVDSKEEVYAGSGKRSLPDAGILISGCQTDQTSADASPSGHAHEAYGALSNAVQIIIEETDGEISNQELVLKARKMLKKQGFSQRPGLYCSDEHVDKPFVC